One region of Salvia miltiorrhiza cultivar Shanhuang (shh) chromosome 3, IMPLAD_Smil_shh, whole genome shotgun sequence genomic DNA includes:
- the LOC131014919 gene encoding uncharacterized protein YKR070W isoform X1 — protein MRFRFKQPVPLSLLRPPLPASAFRSLSQHSSFGIAFDIDGVILRGANPIGNSQRALRRLYNDSVAGSLKIPFLFLTNAYSLCDTRRFMLILILGHVELSCCCFVKSHLCGGIPESRRALELSDILGVKILPSQVVQGHSPFKTLLKRYENEFIVATGKGEPDVVMSEYGFKRVVSLDEYASYFSNIDPVAQYKRWTTRQESKCSKNSDKIIHQGYSKKVKAVFVVSDPVDWGRDIQVLCDILTSGGIPGEKSWHQPPLYFAADDLQYQAAFPSERLGMGAFRIALESVFNRIHEKPLELTCFGKPNPLVFRNAETILGHLLQSDVRRGNGDPGPGSPSFKTLYMIGDNPLVDIKGAQQAGHPWFSILTRSGVFRQRENHTQYPADLVVDTVEDAVAFILKREDAS, from the exons ATGAGGTTCCGATTCAAACAGCCAGTGCCACTGTCTCTGCTCCGGCCGCCGCTGCCGGCGTCGGCTTTTCGTTCACTGTCACAACA CTCATCATTTGGGATTGCATTTGATATAGATGGGGTGATACTTCGCGGTGCAAATCCAATTGGGAATTCACAAAGAGCGCTCAGAAGATTGTACAATGATTCCG TTGCAGGTTCATTGAAGATTCCATTTTTGTTCCTGACAAATG CATACTCTCTTTGTGATACTCGGAGATTCATGCTTATTTTGATTCTGGGGCATGTCGAACTTTCATGTTGCTGTTTTGTGAAAAGTCATCTGT GTGGTGGTATTCCAGAGTCGAGAAGAGCCCTTGAGTTGAGCGATATTCTTGGCGTGAAAATATTACCTTCTCAG GTAGTGCAGGGTCACTCACCCTTCAAGACTTTGCTAAAAAG ATATGAAAATGAATTCATTGTCGCCACTGGAAAAGGGGAACCTGATGTTGTGATGTCGGAATATGGCTTCAA GAGAGTTGTCTCATTAGATGAGTATGCGTCATACTTCAGTAACATCGATCCTGTGGCCCAGTACAAGCGGTGGACAACTAGACAAGAATCAAAATGCTCAAAAAACTCAGACAAGATAATCCATCAAGGTTACTCTAAAAAAGTTAAAGCTGTGTTCGTTGTAAGTGATCCTGTCGACTGGGGAAGGGATATACAG GTTCTTTGCGATATCTTGACATCTGGAGGCATTCCTGGCGAAAAGAGTTGGCATCAACCGCCTTTATATTTTGCTGCCGATGATCTCCAATACCAG GCTGCGTTTCCCTCAGAACGTCTTGGCATGGGTGCCTTCAGGATAGCCCTTGAGAGTGTCTTCAACAG AATTCATGAGAAACCCTTAGAGTTGACGTGCTTCGGGAAGCCAAATCCGTTGGTCTTCAGAAACGCTGAAACTATATTAGGGCATCTTCTACAAAGTGATGTCAGAAGAGGAAATGGTGATCCTGGTCCTGGTTCGCCGTCATTCAAAACCCTATACATGATTGGTGACAATCCGTTGGTTGACATCAAAGGAGCTCAACAG GCAGGGCATCCGTGGTTTTCAATTTTGACAAGAAGTGGCGTGTTTCGACAAAGGGAGAACCACACGCAGTATCCAGCTGATTTG GTTGTGGACACAGTGGAAGACGCGGTGGCGTTTATACTCAAACGGGAGGACGCTTCGTAG
- the LOC131014919 gene encoding uncharacterized protein YKR070W isoform X3, with translation MRFRFKQPVPLSLLRPPLPASAFRSLSQHSSFGIAFDIDGVILRGANPIGNSQRALRRLYNDSVAGSLKIPFLFLTNGGGIPESRRALELSDILGVKILPSQVVQGHSPFKTLLKRYENEFIVATGKGEPDVVMSEYGFKRVVSLDEYASYFSNIDPVAQYKRWTTRQESKCSKNSDKIIHQGYSKKVKAVFVVSDPVDWGRDIQVLCDILTSGGIPGEKSWHQPPLYFAADDLQYQAAFPSERLGMGAFRIALESVFNRIHEKPLELTCFGKPNPLVFRNAETILGHLLQSDVRRGNGDPGPGSPSFKTLYMIGDNPLVDIKGAQQAGHPWFSILTRSGVFRQRENHTQYPADLVVDTVEDAVAFILKREDAS, from the exons ATGAGGTTCCGATTCAAACAGCCAGTGCCACTGTCTCTGCTCCGGCCGCCGCTGCCGGCGTCGGCTTTTCGTTCACTGTCACAACA CTCATCATTTGGGATTGCATTTGATATAGATGGGGTGATACTTCGCGGTGCAAATCCAATTGGGAATTCACAAAGAGCGCTCAGAAGATTGTACAATGATTCCG TTGCAGGTTCATTGAAGATTCCATTTTTGTTCCTGACAAATG GTGGTGGTATTCCAGAGTCGAGAAGAGCCCTTGAGTTGAGCGATATTCTTGGCGTGAAAATATTACCTTCTCAG GTAGTGCAGGGTCACTCACCCTTCAAGACTTTGCTAAAAAG ATATGAAAATGAATTCATTGTCGCCACTGGAAAAGGGGAACCTGATGTTGTGATGTCGGAATATGGCTTCAA GAGAGTTGTCTCATTAGATGAGTATGCGTCATACTTCAGTAACATCGATCCTGTGGCCCAGTACAAGCGGTGGACAACTAGACAAGAATCAAAATGCTCAAAAAACTCAGACAAGATAATCCATCAAGGTTACTCTAAAAAAGTTAAAGCTGTGTTCGTTGTAAGTGATCCTGTCGACTGGGGAAGGGATATACAG GTTCTTTGCGATATCTTGACATCTGGAGGCATTCCTGGCGAAAAGAGTTGGCATCAACCGCCTTTATATTTTGCTGCCGATGATCTCCAATACCAG GCTGCGTTTCCCTCAGAACGTCTTGGCATGGGTGCCTTCAGGATAGCCCTTGAGAGTGTCTTCAACAG AATTCATGAGAAACCCTTAGAGTTGACGTGCTTCGGGAAGCCAAATCCGTTGGTCTTCAGAAACGCTGAAACTATATTAGGGCATCTTCTACAAAGTGATGTCAGAAGAGGAAATGGTGATCCTGGTCCTGGTTCGCCGTCATTCAAAACCCTATACATGATTGGTGACAATCCGTTGGTTGACATCAAAGGAGCTCAACAG GCAGGGCATCCGTGGTTTTCAATTTTGACAAGAAGTGGCGTGTTTCGACAAAGGGAGAACCACACGCAGTATCCAGCTGATTTG GTTGTGGACACAGTGGAAGACGCGGTGGCGTTTATACTCAAACGGGAGGACGCTTCGTAG
- the LOC131014919 gene encoding uncharacterized protein YKR070W isoform X2, translated as MRFRFKQPVPLSLLRPPLPASAFRSLSQHSSFGIAFDIDGVILRGANPIGNSQRALRRLYNDSGSLKIPFLFLTNAYSLCDTRRFMLILILGHVELSCCCFVKSHLCGGIPESRRALELSDILGVKILPSQVVQGHSPFKTLLKRYENEFIVATGKGEPDVVMSEYGFKRVVSLDEYASYFSNIDPVAQYKRWTTRQESKCSKNSDKIIHQGYSKKVKAVFVVSDPVDWGRDIQVLCDILTSGGIPGEKSWHQPPLYFAADDLQYQAAFPSERLGMGAFRIALESVFNRIHEKPLELTCFGKPNPLVFRNAETILGHLLQSDVRRGNGDPGPGSPSFKTLYMIGDNPLVDIKGAQQAGHPWFSILTRSGVFRQRENHTQYPADLVVDTVEDAVAFILKREDAS; from the exons ATGAGGTTCCGATTCAAACAGCCAGTGCCACTGTCTCTGCTCCGGCCGCCGCTGCCGGCGTCGGCTTTTCGTTCACTGTCACAACA CTCATCATTTGGGATTGCATTTGATATAGATGGGGTGATACTTCGCGGTGCAAATCCAATTGGGAATTCACAAAGAGCGCTCAGAAGATTGTACAATGATTCCG GTTCATTGAAGATTCCATTTTTGTTCCTGACAAATG CATACTCTCTTTGTGATACTCGGAGATTCATGCTTATTTTGATTCTGGGGCATGTCGAACTTTCATGTTGCTGTTTTGTGAAAAGTCATCTGT GTGGTGGTATTCCAGAGTCGAGAAGAGCCCTTGAGTTGAGCGATATTCTTGGCGTGAAAATATTACCTTCTCAG GTAGTGCAGGGTCACTCACCCTTCAAGACTTTGCTAAAAAG ATATGAAAATGAATTCATTGTCGCCACTGGAAAAGGGGAACCTGATGTTGTGATGTCGGAATATGGCTTCAA GAGAGTTGTCTCATTAGATGAGTATGCGTCATACTTCAGTAACATCGATCCTGTGGCCCAGTACAAGCGGTGGACAACTAGACAAGAATCAAAATGCTCAAAAAACTCAGACAAGATAATCCATCAAGGTTACTCTAAAAAAGTTAAAGCTGTGTTCGTTGTAAGTGATCCTGTCGACTGGGGAAGGGATATACAG GTTCTTTGCGATATCTTGACATCTGGAGGCATTCCTGGCGAAAAGAGTTGGCATCAACCGCCTTTATATTTTGCTGCCGATGATCTCCAATACCAG GCTGCGTTTCCCTCAGAACGTCTTGGCATGGGTGCCTTCAGGATAGCCCTTGAGAGTGTCTTCAACAG AATTCATGAGAAACCCTTAGAGTTGACGTGCTTCGGGAAGCCAAATCCGTTGGTCTTCAGAAACGCTGAAACTATATTAGGGCATCTTCTACAAAGTGATGTCAGAAGAGGAAATGGTGATCCTGGTCCTGGTTCGCCGTCATTCAAAACCCTATACATGATTGGTGACAATCCGTTGGTTGACATCAAAGGAGCTCAACAG GCAGGGCATCCGTGGTTTTCAATTTTGACAAGAAGTGGCGTGTTTCGACAAAGGGAGAACCACACGCAGTATCCAGCTGATTTG GTTGTGGACACAGTGGAAGACGCGGTGGCGTTTATACTCAAACGGGAGGACGCTTCGTAG
- the LOC131014880 gene encoding putative late blight resistance protein homolog R1A-10 — protein MAAYAALASLSQTTHLTINKHKSLFSIDAEERIRSIHEYVIFLLSLLQDFPEKSKRWEVKMRDVAHETEDIIEQYLSQLSCCRWIKPSIVEFEDQLTNVTQKLCLMAGDLMDEAPAHSRLAVSSSSSSRVASTGKSAMVGLDDDLMAIKDRLCGLSSKLQVIPIVGMGGIGKTTLARNVYDDLLIVEHFHIRVWLTVSQDYSAGKVLLNVLYSIILIEQRMSLGVEDSMELREEQMRREETDDSKMAVEVYKKLKGRRYLIVMDDVWSTKVWDDVRNIFPDDGNGSRIMLTTRLRDIATYPDSSSPPHEMRFLDDSQSWDLLKGKVFANSNCPTELEHVGKEIARSCAGLPLAVVLVAGFLSAVNKTRSSWEEISKNVNSTVGQELERILSLSYTHLPHHLRPCFLFIGVFPKDEIIRVSKLIRLWVAEGFLKHQNGCSKSLEEEAEEYLEDLVKRNLVTVTSRKSDGKIKCCSLHDMVRDLCIRKANEERFLRVVDSHFVQQGMTDERRISFRLSDIDDFWCPTIRTMLCFQLQSFPSWPEFLRRFRLLRILDAVGDNSKDPPSQVFELFHLRYLALICSSSIPSAISNLMNLQTLIILPTSYKWKRHWRIGTDVSHFSLPLEIWRMPQLRHLVLYDLYMLPHPPDGSDLPLVNLQSLSYIKDLVWTEQILKMIPNVKKMGLAYRSHEGYHLHLLKHLHQLEKLELYGLNGFSWMENNLITLPRTLKKLSLVGGEFHLKYMSIIGSLPNLQVLKLLECACDGDTWETTDGEFPQLRFLLIKGSTLQHWITERSHFPRLKCLVLRWCWNLREIPVSIGEIPTLELIEVDYCNEDLEKSAKQINEDQQSYGNDTLHVRVFPYYSALNNLLVLADDEHQFD, from the exons ATGGCAGCTTATGCCGCTCTTGCTTCCCTTTCTCAAACTACACATCTTACTATCAACAAACACAAATCCCTCTTTTCTATCGACGCGGAAGAAAGAATTAGATCCATCCACGAGTATGTCATTTTCTTGCTATCGCTCCTCCAAGATTTTCCGGAGAAATCCAAGCGTTGGGAAGTCAAGATGAGGGACGTAGCTCATGAAACTGAGGATATTATCGAACAATATCTGTCTCAGCTGTCATGTTGCAGATGGATTAAGCCGTCAATCGTGGAATTTGAAGACCAGCTCACAAATGTAACTCAAAAGTTATGTTTGATGGCTGGAGATTTGATGGACGAGGCACCTGCTCACTCACGTCTTGCtgtctcatcatcatcatcatcaagagTTGCATCTACTGGAAAGAGTGCGATGGTTGGTTTAGACGATGATTTAATGGCAATTAAGGATCGGCTTTGTGGTCTGTCATCCAAACTGCAAGTCATCCCCATAGTGGGTATGGGTGGGATAGGTAAGACTACTCTTGCTAGAAATGTTTATGATGATCTACTAATTGTGGAGCATTTTCACATTCGTGTTTGGCTCACAGTGTCACAAGATTACAGTGCGGGGAAAGTTCTTTTAAATGTTCTATATTCAATAATCTTGATTGAACAAAGAATGAGTTTGGGTGTTGAAGATTCAATGGAATTGAGAGAAGAACAAATGCGTAGAGAGGAGACTGATGATTCTAAAATGGCGGTGGAAGTGTACAAAAAATTGAAGGGTAGGAGGTATCTCATTGTCATGGATGATGTCTGGAGCACAAAGGTTTGGGATGATGTGAGGAATATATTCCCGGATGATGGTAATGGAAGTCGAATCATGTTAACCACAAGGCTACGGGATATAGCCACTTATCCCGACTCTAGTAGTCCTCCTCATGAGATGAGGTTCCTGGATGATTCTCAAAGTTGGGATTTGCTTAAGGGGAAGGTGTTTGCAAACAGCAATTGTCCAACTGAGTTGGAACATGTCGGGAAAGAGATTGCAAGAAGCTGTGCAGGGCTACCCCTTGCTGTTGTCTTGGTTGCTGGATTCCTGTCTGCAGTCAACAAGACTCGATCCTCTTGGGAGGAAATTTCCAAAAATGTAAATTCAACTGTTGGTCAAGAGTTAGAGAGGATATTATCTTTGAGTTACACGCACTTGCCTCATCATTTGAGGCCGTGTTTTCTGTTTATTGGAGTGTTTCCTAAAGATGAAATTATTCGTGTTTCAAAACTTATCAGATTATGGGTAGCAGAGGGTTTTTTGAAGCATCAAAACGGATGCAGTAAAAGCTTGGAAGAGGAGGCAGAGGAGTATTTGGAGGATCTAGTCAAGAGAAATCTTGTAACTGTGACAAGTAGGAAGAGTGATGGGAAAATCAAGTGTTGCAGCCTCCATGATATGGTACGAGACTTGTGCATAAGGAAAGCCAACGAGGAGAGGTTTCTTCGTGTTGTGGATAGTCATTTTGTTCAACAGGGCATGACAGATGAGCGACGCATCAGTTTCAGGCTTTCTGATATAGATGACTTCTGGTGTCCAACCATCCGTACCATGCTATGCTTCCAACTCCAGAGTTTCCCTAGTTGGCCGGAGTTTCTACGACGGTTTAGATTGCTTAGGATATTGGATGCCGTGGGTGACAACTCCAAGGACCCCCCTTCCCAAGTATTTGAGTTGTTTCATTTAAGATATCTTGCTTTAATTTGTTCTTCCAGTATTCCATCAGCCATATCTAATCTTATGAATCTTCAAACCTTAATCATTCTTCCAACCTCTTATAAGTGGAAAAGACACTGGAGAATTGGTACAGATGTATCTCATTTCTCTTTGCCATTGGAAATTTGGAGGATGCCTCAGTTAAGGCATCTTGTCCTCTATGATCTTTATATGCTACCCCATCCCCCAGATGGATCAGACCTTCCTCTAGTAAATCTTCAAAGTCTTTCCTACATAAAAGATCTTGTATGGACTGAACAGATCTTGAAAATGATTCCAAATGTCAAAAAAATGGGACTTGCGTATAGAAGCCATGAAGGGTATCACCTCCATCTTCTCAAGCATCTGCATCAACTTGAAAAGTTGGAACTTTATGGGCTTAATGGTTTTTCTTGGATGGAGAATAACCTGATTACTTTGCCTCGGACACTAAAAAAGTTGAGCTTGGTGGGTGGTGAATTTCATTTGAAATATATGAGTATTATTGGTTCATTGCCTAATCTACAAGTGCTTAAACTACTAGAATGTGCTTGCGATGGTGACACATGGGAAACAACTGATGGAGAATTTCCTCAGCTGAGGTTTTTGCTAATTAAGGGTTCAACTTTACAGCATTGGATAACTGAGAGAAGTCACTTCCCAAGACTCAAGTGCCTAGTGCTTCGTTGGTGTTGGAATTTAAGGGAGATTCCAGTGAGTATAGGAGAAATTCCGACACTTGAACTGATTGAAGTGGATTATTGTAACGAGGATCTTGAGAAGTCAGCCAAGCAGATAAATGAGGATCAACAGAGCTATGGAAATGATACTCTTCATGTTCGTGTCTTCCCTTATTATTCAGCCTTGAATAATCTACTAGTTCTTGCCGATGATGAG CATCAGTTTGATTAG
- the LOC131014919 gene encoding uncharacterized protein YKR070W isoform X6, translating into MRFRFKQPVPLSLLRPPLPASAFRSLSQHSSFGIAFDIDGVILRGANPIGNSQRALRRLYNDSGSLKIPFLFLTNGGGIPESRRALELSDILGVKILPSQVVQGHSPFKTLLKRYENEFIVATGKGEPDVVMSEYGFKRVVSLDEYASYFSNIDPVAQYKRWTTRQESKCSKNSDKIIHQGYSKKVKAVFVVSDPVDWGRDIQVLCDILTSGGIPGEKSWHQPPLYFAADDLQYQAAFPSERLGMGAFRIALESVFNRIHEKPLELTCFGKPNPLVFRNAETILGHLLQSDVRRGNGDPGPGSPSFKTLYMIGDNPLVDIKGAQQVVDTVEDAVAFILKREDAS; encoded by the exons ATGAGGTTCCGATTCAAACAGCCAGTGCCACTGTCTCTGCTCCGGCCGCCGCTGCCGGCGTCGGCTTTTCGTTCACTGTCACAACA CTCATCATTTGGGATTGCATTTGATATAGATGGGGTGATACTTCGCGGTGCAAATCCAATTGGGAATTCACAAAGAGCGCTCAGAAGATTGTACAATGATTCCG GTTCATTGAAGATTCCATTTTTGTTCCTGACAAATG GTGGTGGTATTCCAGAGTCGAGAAGAGCCCTTGAGTTGAGCGATATTCTTGGCGTGAAAATATTACCTTCTCAG GTAGTGCAGGGTCACTCACCCTTCAAGACTTTGCTAAAAAG ATATGAAAATGAATTCATTGTCGCCACTGGAAAAGGGGAACCTGATGTTGTGATGTCGGAATATGGCTTCAA GAGAGTTGTCTCATTAGATGAGTATGCGTCATACTTCAGTAACATCGATCCTGTGGCCCAGTACAAGCGGTGGACAACTAGACAAGAATCAAAATGCTCAAAAAACTCAGACAAGATAATCCATCAAGGTTACTCTAAAAAAGTTAAAGCTGTGTTCGTTGTAAGTGATCCTGTCGACTGGGGAAGGGATATACAG GTTCTTTGCGATATCTTGACATCTGGAGGCATTCCTGGCGAAAAGAGTTGGCATCAACCGCCTTTATATTTTGCTGCCGATGATCTCCAATACCAG GCTGCGTTTCCCTCAGAACGTCTTGGCATGGGTGCCTTCAGGATAGCCCTTGAGAGTGTCTTCAACAG AATTCATGAGAAACCCTTAGAGTTGACGTGCTTCGGGAAGCCAAATCCGTTGGTCTTCAGAAACGCTGAAACTATATTAGGGCATCTTCTACAAAGTGATGTCAGAAGAGGAAATGGTGATCCTGGTCCTGGTTCGCCGTCATTCAAAACCCTATACATGATTGGTGACAATCCGTTGGTTGACATCAAAGGAGCTCAACAG GTTGTGGACACAGTGGAAGACGCGGTGGCGTTTATACTCAAACGGGAGGACGCTTCGTAG
- the LOC131014919 gene encoding uncharacterized protein YKR070W isoform X5, with protein MRFRFKQPVPLSLLRPPLPASAFRSLSQHSSFGIAFDIDGVILRGANPIGNSQRALRRLYNDSVAGSLKIPFLFLTNAYSLCDTRRFMLILILGHVELSCCCFVKSHLCGGIPESRRALELSDILGVKILPSQVVQGHSPFKTLLKRYENEFIVATGKGEPDVVMSEYGFKRVVSLDEYASYFSNIDPVAQYKRWTTRQESKCSKNSDKIIHQGYSKKVKAVFVVSDPVDWGRDIQVLCDILTSGGIPGEKSWHQPPLYFAADDLQYQAAFPSERLGMGAFRIALESVFNRIHEKPLELTCFGKPNPLVFRNAETILGHLLQSDVRRGNGDPGPGSPSFKTLYMIGDNPLVDIKGAQQGIRGFQF; from the exons ATGAGGTTCCGATTCAAACAGCCAGTGCCACTGTCTCTGCTCCGGCCGCCGCTGCCGGCGTCGGCTTTTCGTTCACTGTCACAACA CTCATCATTTGGGATTGCATTTGATATAGATGGGGTGATACTTCGCGGTGCAAATCCAATTGGGAATTCACAAAGAGCGCTCAGAAGATTGTACAATGATTCCG TTGCAGGTTCATTGAAGATTCCATTTTTGTTCCTGACAAATG CATACTCTCTTTGTGATACTCGGAGATTCATGCTTATTTTGATTCTGGGGCATGTCGAACTTTCATGTTGCTGTTTTGTGAAAAGTCATCTGT GTGGTGGTATTCCAGAGTCGAGAAGAGCCCTTGAGTTGAGCGATATTCTTGGCGTGAAAATATTACCTTCTCAG GTAGTGCAGGGTCACTCACCCTTCAAGACTTTGCTAAAAAG ATATGAAAATGAATTCATTGTCGCCACTGGAAAAGGGGAACCTGATGTTGTGATGTCGGAATATGGCTTCAA GAGAGTTGTCTCATTAGATGAGTATGCGTCATACTTCAGTAACATCGATCCTGTGGCCCAGTACAAGCGGTGGACAACTAGACAAGAATCAAAATGCTCAAAAAACTCAGACAAGATAATCCATCAAGGTTACTCTAAAAAAGTTAAAGCTGTGTTCGTTGTAAGTGATCCTGTCGACTGGGGAAGGGATATACAG GTTCTTTGCGATATCTTGACATCTGGAGGCATTCCTGGCGAAAAGAGTTGGCATCAACCGCCTTTATATTTTGCTGCCGATGATCTCCAATACCAG GCTGCGTTTCCCTCAGAACGTCTTGGCATGGGTGCCTTCAGGATAGCCCTTGAGAGTGTCTTCAACAG AATTCATGAGAAACCCTTAGAGTTGACGTGCTTCGGGAAGCCAAATCCGTTGGTCTTCAGAAACGCTGAAACTATATTAGGGCATCTTCTACAAAGTGATGTCAGAAGAGGAAATGGTGATCCTGGTCCTGGTTCGCCGTCATTCAAAACCCTATACATGATTGGTGACAATCCGTTGGTTGACATCAAAGGAGCTCAACAG GGCATCCGTGGTTTTCAATTTTGA
- the LOC131014919 gene encoding uncharacterized protein YKR070W isoform X7 encodes MRFRFKQPVPLSLLRPPLPASAFRSLSQHSSFGIAFDIDGVILRGANPIGNSQRALRRLYNDSGSLKIPFLFLTNGGGIPESRRALELSDILGVKILPSQVVQGHSPFKTLLKRYENEFIVATGKGEPDVVMSEYGFKRVVSLDEYASYFSNIDPVAQYKRWTTRQESKCSKNSDKIIHQGYSKKVKAVFVVSDPVDWGRDIQVLCDILTSGGIPGEKSWHQPPLYFAADDLQYQAAFPSERLGMGAFRIALESVFNRIHEKPLELTCFGKPNPLVFRNAETILGHLLQSDVRRGNGDPGPGSPSFKTLYMIGDNPLVDIKGAQQGIRGFQF; translated from the exons ATGAGGTTCCGATTCAAACAGCCAGTGCCACTGTCTCTGCTCCGGCCGCCGCTGCCGGCGTCGGCTTTTCGTTCACTGTCACAACA CTCATCATTTGGGATTGCATTTGATATAGATGGGGTGATACTTCGCGGTGCAAATCCAATTGGGAATTCACAAAGAGCGCTCAGAAGATTGTACAATGATTCCG GTTCATTGAAGATTCCATTTTTGTTCCTGACAAATG GTGGTGGTATTCCAGAGTCGAGAAGAGCCCTTGAGTTGAGCGATATTCTTGGCGTGAAAATATTACCTTCTCAG GTAGTGCAGGGTCACTCACCCTTCAAGACTTTGCTAAAAAG ATATGAAAATGAATTCATTGTCGCCACTGGAAAAGGGGAACCTGATGTTGTGATGTCGGAATATGGCTTCAA GAGAGTTGTCTCATTAGATGAGTATGCGTCATACTTCAGTAACATCGATCCTGTGGCCCAGTACAAGCGGTGGACAACTAGACAAGAATCAAAATGCTCAAAAAACTCAGACAAGATAATCCATCAAGGTTACTCTAAAAAAGTTAAAGCTGTGTTCGTTGTAAGTGATCCTGTCGACTGGGGAAGGGATATACAG GTTCTTTGCGATATCTTGACATCTGGAGGCATTCCTGGCGAAAAGAGTTGGCATCAACCGCCTTTATATTTTGCTGCCGATGATCTCCAATACCAG GCTGCGTTTCCCTCAGAACGTCTTGGCATGGGTGCCTTCAGGATAGCCCTTGAGAGTGTCTTCAACAG AATTCATGAGAAACCCTTAGAGTTGACGTGCTTCGGGAAGCCAAATCCGTTGGTCTTCAGAAACGCTGAAACTATATTAGGGCATCTTCTACAAAGTGATGTCAGAAGAGGAAATGGTGATCCTGGTCCTGGTTCGCCGTCATTCAAAACCCTATACATGATTGGTGACAATCCGTTGGTTGACATCAAAGGAGCTCAACAG GGCATCCGTGGTTTTCAATTTTGA
- the LOC131014919 gene encoding uncharacterized protein YKR070W isoform X4, protein MRFRFKQPVPLSLLRPPLPASAFRSLSQHSSFGIAFDIDGVILRGANPIGNSQRALRRLYNDSGSLKIPFLFLTNGGGIPESRRALELSDILGVKILPSQVVQGHSPFKTLLKRYENEFIVATGKGEPDVVMSEYGFKRVVSLDEYASYFSNIDPVAQYKRWTTRQESKCSKNSDKIIHQGYSKKVKAVFVVSDPVDWGRDIQVLCDILTSGGIPGEKSWHQPPLYFAADDLQYQAAFPSERLGMGAFRIALESVFNRIHEKPLELTCFGKPNPLVFRNAETILGHLLQSDVRRGNGDPGPGSPSFKTLYMIGDNPLVDIKGAQQAGHPWFSILTRSGVFRQRENHTQYPADLVVDTVEDAVAFILKREDAS, encoded by the exons ATGAGGTTCCGATTCAAACAGCCAGTGCCACTGTCTCTGCTCCGGCCGCCGCTGCCGGCGTCGGCTTTTCGTTCACTGTCACAACA CTCATCATTTGGGATTGCATTTGATATAGATGGGGTGATACTTCGCGGTGCAAATCCAATTGGGAATTCACAAAGAGCGCTCAGAAGATTGTACAATGATTCCG GTTCATTGAAGATTCCATTTTTGTTCCTGACAAATG GTGGTGGTATTCCAGAGTCGAGAAGAGCCCTTGAGTTGAGCGATATTCTTGGCGTGAAAATATTACCTTCTCAG GTAGTGCAGGGTCACTCACCCTTCAAGACTTTGCTAAAAAG ATATGAAAATGAATTCATTGTCGCCACTGGAAAAGGGGAACCTGATGTTGTGATGTCGGAATATGGCTTCAA GAGAGTTGTCTCATTAGATGAGTATGCGTCATACTTCAGTAACATCGATCCTGTGGCCCAGTACAAGCGGTGGACAACTAGACAAGAATCAAAATGCTCAAAAAACTCAGACAAGATAATCCATCAAGGTTACTCTAAAAAAGTTAAAGCTGTGTTCGTTGTAAGTGATCCTGTCGACTGGGGAAGGGATATACAG GTTCTTTGCGATATCTTGACATCTGGAGGCATTCCTGGCGAAAAGAGTTGGCATCAACCGCCTTTATATTTTGCTGCCGATGATCTCCAATACCAG GCTGCGTTTCCCTCAGAACGTCTTGGCATGGGTGCCTTCAGGATAGCCCTTGAGAGTGTCTTCAACAG AATTCATGAGAAACCCTTAGAGTTGACGTGCTTCGGGAAGCCAAATCCGTTGGTCTTCAGAAACGCTGAAACTATATTAGGGCATCTTCTACAAAGTGATGTCAGAAGAGGAAATGGTGATCCTGGTCCTGGTTCGCCGTCATTCAAAACCCTATACATGATTGGTGACAATCCGTTGGTTGACATCAAAGGAGCTCAACAG GCAGGGCATCCGTGGTTTTCAATTTTGACAAGAAGTGGCGTGTTTCGACAAAGGGAGAACCACACGCAGTATCCAGCTGATTTG GTTGTGGACACAGTGGAAGACGCGGTGGCGTTTATACTCAAACGGGAGGACGCTTCGTAG